From a single Plasmodium coatneyi strain Hackeri chromosome 4, complete sequence genomic region:
- a CDS encoding 50S ribosomal protein L1, translating to MTKKNGYKLLVEFFLFYTLLLIPGTESYVRSSTGGRDIISWSNFSGVLTEGTIQRRRLPWLVRSTAVPRPQLPPSQLEQATQIAPQPSPVEPTKPVKLKKKEKKILKKYKDFLDILPKRDSEYAINEAIEKIKTLAVHKFVESIDIYLSFNQKRTKMNKNDNLKTFITFPHNLKKKRAKTVYVVTNRDLQKKATDAGADVVGEDDLINKIKEREIRLKKKNNNFLLCTNDVIHKLARVGKEVGSKGLMPNEKSGTLVSEFLLEKHVKLFKFGNSYIFKLNKLNTLNLNVGDVYMSNDEIRENICHLFDHLDNLEFFHFNSKNLKSIFLSSTMGFPFKIKKNFL from the exons atgactaaaaaaaatgggtataAACTGCTTGTagagtttttccttttttacactttatTGCTCATTCCTGGTACGGAGTCCTACGTTCGAAGTAGCACCGGCGGTAGGGACATAATCAGTTGGAGTAATTTTAGCGGAGTCCTCACGGAGGGCACGATTCAGAGGAGGCGCCTTCCGTGGTTGGTGAGGAGTACCGCAGTGCCACGTCCACAGTTGCCTCCATCGCAGTTAGAGCAGGCAACACAAATTGCACCACAACCATCACCCGTGGAGCCAACAAAACCCGTcaagctaaaaaaaaaagaaaaaaaaatactaaaaaagtacaaagaTTTTCTAGATATTTTGCCCAAGAGAGACAGCGAATATGCAATAAACGAAGCaatcgaaaaaataaaaacgttgGCTGTACATAAATTTGTCGAAAGTATCGACATATATCTGTCCTTTAACCAGAAGAGGACCaagatgaacaaaaatgacaacTTAAAGACCTTCATTACATTTCCacataatttgaaaaaaaaaagagcaaaaacaGTATACGTGGTGACGAACAGGGATCTTCAGAAGAAGGCCACCGACGCAG GTGCTGACGTCGTTGGGGAAGACGATCTGATcaacaaaattaaagaaagagaaatccgactgaagaaaaaaaataacaattttttactCTGTACAAATGACGTGATACACAAACTGGCGCGTGTTGGAAAGGAGGTGGGAAGTAAAGGACTGATGCCAAATGAAAAGTCTGGAACATTGGTGAGTGAATTTTTACTCGAAAAGCACGTGAAGCTTTTTAAGTTCGGcaattcatatatttttaagctgaacaaattaaacacGCTAAATTTAAATGTGGGGGATGTGTACATGTCAAATGATGAGATACGAGAAAACATTTGTCACCTTTTCGATCATTTGGATAATTTGGAGTTTTTTCACTTCAACTCGAAGAATTTGAAGTCCATTTTTCTGAGCAGTACCATGGGCTTCCCCTTCAAAATTAAGAAGAACTTTCTCTAG
- a CDS encoding Syntaxin 5 — MSYKNYYSENNPLAEEAKADENEKKIKDNILLIKKNMIYAEENLENLKNNLISKRIIEALHEEIQQIYVKVIETENLFRDWEIKFAENPFEKQKKKYIFEKLNIHFKNEVNKLESISVNVKKAANELPNIENGEMNYSHIKNAKGEKIKNSNMNTLGKNPLTKDNFILHVDEDFPDNDDFVDNDDFIESASVYDYELDQFNENDRLIDSEIATQRFEGIKKIQCQVAQAQEVFKDFAHLVFTQKENIEILNNNIYDANINAFNSAKELKKTYLSVRQQRLSWCLFVIMLVVFIYFIYFKLFHLSMFS; from the coding sequence ATGTCGTACAAAAATTACTATAGCGAAAACAACCCTCTCGCAGAGGAAGCAAAGGCagacgaaaatgaaaaaaaaataaaagacaaCATCCTGTTGATTAAGAAGAATATGATATATGCAGaggaaaatttagaaaacttaaaaaacaatttaatatCCAAAAGAATTATAGAAGCCTTGCATGAAGAAATTCAACAAATATATGTCAAGGTTATTGAGACAGAAAATTTATTCCGTGATTGGGAAATAAAGTTTGCTGAAAATCCATTcgaaaagcagaagaaaaaatatattttcgaaaaattaaacatccattttaaaaatgaagtaaataAATTGGAGAGCATATCtgtgaatgtaaaaaaagctGCCAACGAATTGCCCAATATAGAAAATGGCGAAATGAATTATagtcatataaaaaatgcaaagggggaaaaaataaaaaatagcaatATGAACACTTTGGGGAAAAATCCTCTTACCAAGGATAATTTTATTCTCCATGTGGATGAAGATTTTCCCGACAATGATGATTTTGTCGATAATGACGATTTTATCGAATCCGCCAGTGTGTATGATTATGAGTTGGACCAGTTTAACGAAAATGATCGTTTAATAGACAGCGAAATAGCAACACAAAGGTttgaaggaattaaaaaaattcagtgCCAAGTTGCGCAAGCACAGGAAGTGTTTAAAGATTTCGCACACCTGGTTTTTacgcagaaggaaaatatcgaaattttaaataacaatATTTATGATGCCAATATAAATGCTTTTAACAGTGCCAAGGAATTAAAGAAGACGTATCTTAGTGTGAGGCAGCAACGGCTGTCTTGGTGCCTCTTCGTCATAATGTTGGTTGTATTTATCTACTTCATTTATTTCAAGTTGTTTCACCTGTCCATGTTTAGCTAG